The genomic window TCGCGGTAATGTAATCATTGGAGAAGAAGTGCATATCGACATTAATTGTATTTTTGAAGGTGATGTTTCTTTAGCGAATGGTGTGCAAATCGGTTCCAATTGTATTTTAAAGAATTGTACAATCGGCGAAAATAGCATAGTTAAAGCAAATAGTATTATCGAAGACGCCGTTGTTGGTAAAGACTGTTCTGTCGGCCCATTTGCTCGACTGCGCCCTGGCTCTGTAATGGATAAAGATTCTCATGTTGGTAATTTTGTTGAAATGAAAAAAACAACCTTAGGAGCTGGTAGTAAAGTGGGACACTTAACTTATTTGGGCGATACGATTATTGGTCAGAATGTAAATATTGGTGCTGGAACCATCACTTGTAACTATGATGGGGTTAATAAGTTTAAAACCACTATAGATGACGGTGCTTTCGTCGGTTCAAATAGTTCGTTAGTGGCCCCGGTTACTATTGGTGCTAATGCTACCGTAGGTGCAGGCTCTGTTATTGCTAAAGATGTAGCAGCCAATGAACTTGCGGTTGCTAGAGGTAAACAAAGAAATATAGCCGGCTGGCAAAGACCAACCAAAAAAAGCTAGGTTAATTGATATTTAAAATGAAAGAGGCGCAATATGCGCCTCTTTTTTATGTTCACTGATATGAATTAGGATTAATATCAGTCAAATAAATATTTATTGCCATAAAAGCATACTTTTGTTCTAATAGCTTAAGTTACTAAACGAAACTTATTCTGTAAGATAAGTGACGAAACAAAAGATAAACTTAATCGCATGTCAAAAAGAAACACCCAGCAGCGTCGCCACAGCATTATCTCTGAGCTTAATGAGCACGGAGAAGTAAGTGTCGATAGTCTTGCAAAAAAATTCGTTACTTCAGAAGTAACCATCAGAAAAGATTTAGCTGCGCTAGAAAATAGCGGATTATTGCTAAGACGCTACGGTGGAGCTGTGCCTTTGCCTAGAGATATTATTGAGCATAAGTCTGATAAAGTTTCGAAACGAAAGGTTTCAATCGCCAGTAAAGCGGCGACACTTATTCGTGATCATAACCGCATCACAATCGACAGCGGTAGTACGACTTCAGCCTTAGTGAAAGAGCTTAATAGTAAACAAGGTTTAATCGTAATGACCAACTCTTTAGCAATAGCTTCTGATTTGCATGCGCTTGAAAATGAACCGACATTACTGATGACCGGGGGCACTTGGGATACACATTCTGAGTCTTTTCAAGGTCAAGTAGCAGAAAGTGTCTTGAGATCTTATGATTTTGACCAACTTTTTATTGGTGCCGATGGTATCGATATAGAGCGTGGCACGACTACTTTTAATGAGCTATTAGGGCTTAGCCGCGTGATGGCAGATGTCTCTCGTGAAGTTATTGTACTTGTTGAATCTGAAAAAATTAATCGTAAAATACCTAACGTTGAAATTCCTTGGCAAAATATAGACATACTGATCACTGATGCAGATCTGTCTGATGAACTCAAAGCCAAACTCTTAGAACAAGACGTTAAATTACTCATTGCAAAATAAAAGGAAAAAACTATGTGTGGGATCGTAGGTGCTGTAGCACAACGTGATGTAGCAGATATATTAGTTGAAGGGTTAAAACGCCTAGAATACCGTGGATATGACTCAGCCGGTGTTGCTATTATCGATAATAACAACCAATTAAACAGAGTACGCCGCTTAGGCAAAGTACAAGAGTTAGCAGACGCTTTAATAACAAACCCTTTATCAGGTGGAACAGGTATTGCTCATACGCGCTGGGCTACTCATGGTGCGCCAAGTGAAGTGAATGCTCACCCACATGTATCTAGTGAAAATATCGCTGTTGTTCATAATGGTATCATCGAAAATCATCAAAGTTTAAGAATACGTTTGCAGGGCATGGGCTACGAATTTGTCTCAGAAACAGATACTGAAGTTATTGCTCATTTAGTTCATCTTGAATTGAAAACATCAGCGACCTTACTTGAAGCAGTACAAAAAACAGTTAAGCAGCTTGATGGCGCCTATGGCACCGTTGTACTTGATACGACCGATAAGAGCCGTGTAGTTGTTGCACGCTCTGGCAGCCCTTTAGTGATAGGTTATGGTGTAGGTGAAAATTTTATAGCCTCAGATATGATGGCGCTATTACCGGTCACCCGAAAGTTTGCTTTTCTTGAAGAAGGTGACGTTGCTGAAGTCACTCGTTTTGAAGTTAACGTCTTTGATACTAACGGCGTACCCGTAAAGCGTGAAGCAAAAGAACAAGATATCAGTCAAGACAGTGGTGATAAAGGTGAATACCGTCACTACATGCTAAAAGAAACTTACGAACAACCTACGGCTATCCGAAATACTTTAGAGGGTCGCTTGTCTGGTAATGTGCTCGATATGAATACTTTTGGTGAAGGCGCTGATGAAATATTTAAGGGTATCGAACACGTACAGATTATTGCCTGTGGTACTAGCTACCATTCAGGTATGGTTGCTCGGTATTGGTTAGAGTCGCTAGCGGGTGTTTCTTGTAATATAGAGATTGCTAGTGAGTTTAGATACCGAAAGTCTCATGTTCCTAAAAATGCCTTAATTGTAACTATCTCTCAGTCGGGTGAAACAGCTGATACTTTAGCGGCACTTCGCTTAGCCAAAGAGCTTGGCTATAAAGCCAGCTTAGTTATTTGTAACGTAGCTGGTTCATCTTTAGTACGTGAATCTGATCTTGCTTTCATGACCAAAGCCGGTGCAGAAATTGGCGTCGCTTCTACCAAAGCATTTACCACACAGTTAGTCGGCTTGTTAATGATGACTTGGGCTATAGGTAAACATCACGGTATGAGTGAAGCGGTTCAAAATGAAATCGCTAGTTCATTAATGGCTTTACCTAGTAAACTAGAAGAAGTCTTAGCACTAGCAAGTTCTATCGAAGATTTAGCAGAAGACTTTGCTGACAAACATAACGCTTTATTTTTAGGTCGTGGCGACCAATATCCTATCGCTATGGAAGGGGCTTTAAAGTTAAAAGAAATCTCTTATATCCACGCTGAAGCATACGCCGCTGGTGAATTAAAGCATGGACCATTAGCGTTAATCGATGCTGATATGCCTGTAATCGTTGTTGCGCCTAAAAATGATTTAATTGAAAAGCTTAAATCAAATGTCGAAGAAGTCCGCGCGCGCGGTGGCTTAATGTATGTGTTCGCTGACAGTGAAGCAAATTTTGCCAGTGATGATACGATGAAAGTTATTAATGTGCCGGTATGTGACGATTTAATCGCACCCATTGTTTATACGTTACCACTGCAATTGCTTTCATATTATGTCGCAATAATTAAAGGCACAGATGTTGATCAACCTCGTAACTTAGCAAAATCAGTTACCGTTGAGTAATAAGTCTTATACTAAAGAAAATTGTTGTTATCGATAAATAGGTTTGAGATCTAATCAATAGATATGAAATCTTAATTATAAAGCGACCTACTCTTTTGAGTGGTCGCTTTTTTATTGGTCATAGATTTATTGTTAGGGTCTTTCATCTAATCTAGTCGAGTAATGACTTAAAATGAAATGCTTAAGGGGTTAATCTCGTCGAGAAAGGAAGTTTTTGAGTCTACTCATCACTAAATGAGATCGGCTCTAAGGATGACTAATGCCACATAGCCAAGCTAATGTAGACATTAATTTTTCTTAATAAATAGTCCGCTTAGCCCCCATTACACTTTATAATTTTAGAAAAATTACTTTTAATTTTCTACAATAATCTTGGTTGTTATCACGGCACTATTTTTATTTAAAAAAAAGTCATTAATGAGAACTTACTCATTAATGACTTAGTTGATGCTTTACCTACAGCGCTTATATCCAAATAAATATAACTATAGGACGGGATAAGCGCTTTTTATTTCTTAGAACTTGTAGCTAATACCAAAGGTAATACGACGGTCTGTTATACCTTGAGCACATAACATAGCCCCTTCATTAACACATGACTGTGTAATGTCTGACTCTGTTAAGTTGACAGCTTCAAAACCAAGGTTTAAATTTTCATCGACGTCATAACTTACACTAGTATTAAGTTGTCCTCTGTCATGCGTTACGACAGATGATATGATATTTTTCTCTGGAATTTCGTTAGCGGTAATTTTGCCAAAGGATCGTCCAAAATTTTGGCAACTACTACGCTCACTAAAGAAATCGGGCTTAACAATCGTTTTCGATCCAAACTATCGTGCTCGTAAGTGGGACACCCCAGAACAAGCAAAAGAACAATTTGAACAAGCATTTACACTTGCTGATATCCTTTTGCCAGGTGTAGATGACTTTGAACAGCTATATGGTATCTCAACTTCTGAAGCTGTTTATGACTTTTGCAAGCCTTATATATTTGAAGAGTTAGTTATTAAAAATGGTGAGGCAGGTATATTTTGTTATACCGCACAGCAAGCTTATCATTTTCCAATTACACCAGTAGAAAATGTTGTAGATACTACTTCCGCAGGCGATTCCTTTAACGGGGTTTATCTTGGGGCTAGATCTAAAGGATTAAACATTAGCCACGCGGTAGAACTTGCTTCTAAAGCGGCAGGTTTTGTCATTCAGCACTATGGGGCTATTGTCGAGCCAATCACTTATCAACAATTTATTGAGCAACAGCACATTTAGTTGCTTTTTATTTGATAATCTAATTTAGGAATATTCATGAAATCATTTTCCCATTTGATGAGGAAGCAAACTTTGCTACCCATAATTCAGGCTACTTCAGTCTCTCAAGGTGTAGAAATTGCGAAAGCAATGTCAGCTGCAGGGATAAACTTAGTTGAAGTTGTACTAAGAACAGAGGCTTCAATTGATATTATTAAAGCAATAAAACAGCAGTTGCCCGAATTAAAAGTAGGTGCTGGTAAGGTGCTTGACGCTAATGTTTTAAAGCAAGCACTCGACGCGGGTAGTGATTTTATTATTACGCCAGCAGTATCAAGTCAATTACTGACTGTTTTAGCTAAATGCACGGTTCCGGTACTTCCTGGAGTATCTAATACGGCAGATATACTTTTAGCAAAGGAATTTGGTTACCAAGAACTCAAGTTATTTCCTGCTTCATTATCTGGAGGTGCTCCTTTTTTAAAAGCTATGGGGTCAGTATTTAAAGATATATCTTTTTGCCCAACTGGGGGAATTAAGCAGAGTAATCAAGATGAATATTTAGCATTAAGCAATGTATTTGCTGTCGGTGGCACTTGGATTGCTGATGCTAAATGGGTAGAATCGCGGCAATGGTCTAAGATCACAGCTGCTTGTTTAACTGCCCAAGGAATTAATTAATATGAAGAGTTTATCAGATCTAGTCAAAAGTGGTTTTGTCTTCGGTGAAGATGTTAGCGTGCTTTTTGATTATGCTAAAAAAAATAGTTTTGCTTACCCTGCGGTTAACGTCATTGGTACTAACTCTATTAATGCAGCACTCGAAGCGGCCAGTGAAATAAACTCACCTATTATTATTCAACTATCATATTCGGGTGCGGCTTTTTTTATTGGTAAAGGGCATAAGCTTTCGCCTATGGATGCCGCTATTGAAGGTGGTGTTATCGCGGCAAAATATATTAAAGCCGTGGCTAAGTTTTATGATATTCCTGTCATCATTAATACCGACCATGCCTCTAAAAAGCTCTTACCTTGGATTGATGGCTTATTAGCGCACAGCGAGGCACATTTTAAAGCAACGGGTCAGCCATTATTTAGCTCGCATATGATTGATTTATCAGAGCAAACATTAGTCGAAAACATTGATATTTGTGCTCGTTATCTTAAACGCATGACAGCAATGGGTATGACCTTAGAAATTGAACTCGGTTGTACAGGTGGCGAAGAAGATGGTGTCGATAATACTGGCCTTGATGCTTCATTACTTTATACCCAACCCGAAGACGTTGCTTATGCTTATGAGCACTTAAGTCGTGTCAGTGATTCATTCACCATTGCGGCTTCTTTTGGTAATGTACATGGCGTTTATAAGCCGGGTAACGTGCAATTAACGCCTAAGATATTGAAAAACTCTCAAGCCTTTGTCGCCGAGAAATATAGTTTGGGACATAACGCGCTGAACTTTGTTTTTCACGGTGGCTCAGGGTCTGCGCCAGCAGAAATCACTGAGGCTATTGGTTATGGTGTCATAAAAATGAATATAGATACCGACACACAGTGGGCAAGCTGGAAAGGGGTTGCTGACTATTATCAAGACAATAAAGCTTATCTGCAAAGCCAAATAGGTAACCCTAAGGGCGACGATAGTCCTAACAAAAAATATTACGACCCACGTGTCTGGTTACGTAAAGTCGAATTGTCGATGGCTGAACGTTTAATCCTTTCATTTAAAGAACTTAATTGCCTTAATCGGTATAAGGGAGACTTATGAAACGCTTAGTTCACTGTTTAGAAAACGATAAGGTTGATATTGAACTTATTCAGTTAATTGATACTATTTTAACAGCCTGTAAAGAAATTTCTTTTAGAGTGGGACAAGGCGCATTGTCAAATGTGCTGGGCTCTACCTTAGATGAGAATATTCAGGGTGAAACGCAAAAAAAATTAGACATCATCAGTAATCAGTTACTTAAAGATATGTTGTTAGAGAGTGGTCGCGTTAGAACCATTGCGTCTGAAGAAGAAGACTCGGTGGTTGCGGCAACTGAAGGTGCCCCTTACATTGTCGCCTTTGACCCACTTGATGGCTCTTCTAATATCGATATCAATGGTCAAATAGGCACGATATTTACCATCTATCGGGCCAAGGACGAAGTTCCGGCAACCAGCGAATTACAATTTGCTCAACAAGGAACCGAACAAGTATGTGCGGGCTATGTGTTATATGGTCCCTCGACCATGTTGGCGCTGACCACGGGCGGTCCGTCGCGTTTATATACCTTAGATAGAACACAGGGCTGTTATTTACTGACCACAGCACAACTGGAAATACCGACACAGACAGCAGAATTTGCGGTTAATATGTCAAACTTTACTCAGTGGTCATCAGGCTTTACCGATTACATTAATGCTTTACTGTTAGGCAATGAAGGCCCGCGCGCTAAAAAATATAACATGCGTTGGAATGGCGCTATGGTGGGTGATGTTCATCGTGTTTTGTCTCGTGGTGGTATTTTTTGCTATCCCAGTGACACGAAAAATGCTCAGCAACCGGCTAAATTACGTTTGTTGTATGAAGCCAATCCCTTAGCCATGCTGGTTGAAAATGCTCAGGGGAAAGCTTTTACTGAACACGAGCGTATCTTAACAATTACACCATCGCATATTCATCAACGTGTTGCGGTGATTATGGGCTCAACGGAAGAAGTTGATGCATGTTTAGGATATTTAAAGCCAACGCGCTAATCACTTGTAATAATTTGTTCGTATAAATATGACCGATAGCTAAAGGTTGCGCTATCATGTGACTTTGTAGTCAGTCTCATCTTTTTAATTAGGATATAACGGGTATGTTACCAAGCACCCCTGAGTGGAAGTCACTCGTCAATCATTATAATAAAAACGTACCGGTACAAATGCGCGATTTATTTACGCAAGATGCGGAACGTTTTAATAATTTTTCACTTTCTGGCGCGGGAATAATGCTCGATTATTCGAAAAACCGTGTTACTGATGAAACCATGCATTTACTCATGAATTTGGCACAGTCATCTGGCTTAGTCGATAAGCGTGCTCAAATGTTTAATGGCTCGGCGATTAATACCACTGAAAATCGTCCGGTATTACATACCGCGTTACGTAACTTTTCAGGGAACGCTGTCTATGTTGATGGTGTCGATGTGATGCCACAAATACAAACAACGCTGGCTAAGCTCGAGATTTTTGTTAATGATATTTCATCAGGTAAAAAAGTAGGCTATACCGGCAAAGCATTTACGGATGTGATTAGTATTGGCATTGGCGGGTCTTTTCTTGGACCTAAAATAATGTCAGAGGCACTAAAACCTTATCAGCAAAGCCAGTTAAACGTCCATTTTATTGCGAACGTTGACGGTTGTCATATTCATGATGTGCTTGCAAAAGTTAATCCTGAAACGACGCTCTTTATTACGTCATCTAAAACCTTAACTACCCAAGAAACACTGCGTAATACCCTAACAGCACGTGATTGGTTTGTTGCGACTGCTACCACCGAAAACGTTAAACATCACTTTGCCTGTGTGTCGTCTAATGTTGAGGCCGCGCAAGCATTAGGTATAGACAAAGATAATATTTTTCCGATGTGGGATTGGGTGGGAGGACGTTATTCGGTCTGGTCTGCGATTGGCTTACCCTTAGCTTTAGCGATAGGCTTTGATCATTACCGTGACTTTTTACAAGGTGCGTTTGAAATGGATGAACATTTCACCCAGGCGCCACTTGAAAAAAATCTCCCGGTTATTTTGGCGTTATTAGGTATTTGGTACCGAAATTTTCATGGCGCGCAATCACAGGTTTTATTACCTTATTACCATTATTTACGGGGTTTACCAGCTTATATCCAACAACTGGATATGGAGAGTAACGGAAAATCTATTTCACTTGATAATAAATCGATGTCTTATGATACGGGGCCTATCATTTGGGGAAGCGAAGGGACCAACGGTCAGCACTCGTTTCATCAACTTATACATCAAAGCAAAACTCCTATTCCTGTTGATTTCTTGATGCCATTATTTCCTTTTCATGAGATGGGTAATCATCATGACATGTTGGCGTCTAACTGTTTTGGTCAAAGTCAGGCCTTAATGGCGGGGCAAAGTCTCGAAGAAGTGAAAGCGGCAATGAAAAAAGCGAACTGTGATGTATCAGAGATTCAAAAGCTGTCTACACATAAGGTTATGGAGGGTAATAAACCCAGTAACACGCTTTTATTTGAAAAGTTAACGCCTAAGGTGCTTGGCAGTTTAATTGCGATGTATGAGCATAAAGTGTTTGTGCAGGGGGTTATTTGGAAAGTGAACTCTTTTGACCAATGGGGGGTTGAATTAGGCAAGTCGCTGGGTAATAAAGTACTGACAAAAATAACTGACCCCAGTGAAACGCTAGATATGGATGGCTCAACGAATGCCCTTATTAAGCTTTACAGAGCTCGATAAATGATAAAACCTAGCCAATAGTCACCTAATAGCGCTAATTTTTTTAGCGCTATTTTTTTGGTCTATTTAAGTGGAATTTATATATTTTGTTATTTGCATCTATCAATAATTAGAAGGTTTGATATTTTAAATACTCGGGGTATAAAGTTAAATAGTCGCACCAAGAACTAAAGCTACGATATTGGAAACGTTTATCTGTGGCGGTGTACCATTTCGATTCACGAAGTGCCTGTAATCGAAATTTAATTTTATACCCGTTGATTGCAACATAACAGGCAAGGCTTTCAGTTGTGTTGTTTTTTATTTTAACCTGTGCAAATCCGTCGAAGTTACGGCCATAAATAGTTTTTGTTTTTGGCTTCGCATGGACAATACTTGTTAATAACAATATTAATAGAGCAAAAAATAGGGTGATGAGTAAGTTTTTCATTAAATTTACATTATTTTCTTTAGATAATAAGGAAGTATTAGCTATTTGATATTCTTTACAAAAGTATAGCTGACTTATTGTGTAGAGTGAAAAAGTGATTTAATATTTAAATAAAAATAACATTTTTTTTTATATACCATTGAAAGCTCTCCCTATTGGCACCATAACTATTTATAACATTATATAAGCGCTAAAATTTTTTAAATGAAAAGCGCATGCATTAAAGAGAAGAATATTATTATGGCTAACGTCGTTCCAGTAAGAAAAGATCAACACCAGAATTTAAAAGTTACTACTAAACGTGGCTTAGAACATATTGAGAAGCAACACATTGCTCCAATTACTGCAGCAGAATATACCAAAGCCGCTAACAGCTTTCCTATCTTCTTAGTTAAACAGCCTGAGGGCTCAAGCTTCCGCAGTATCGTTATGCTAGGACTAGAAGCTGGCGAAAACTTATACTATAAAGATGAACGTTGGAATGGTACTTACTTACCACATGGTGCATCTATGATGCCGTTTGGTTTAGGTATAGACCCAGATAAAGAAAAAACGTTAACGACTTATATCGATTTAGACAGTGCCTATGTAGGCGATGATAAAGATAATGCCTTGTTTGACGCTGAAGGTTTGGTTACTGATTTTTATAAAAACGTTCAAGAATCATTAGGCCGTCTATATGAAAATGAAACCATGACTGAAAGATTCATGGTTGAATTAGCTGAAAATGATTTATTGCAAGAATTAGAATTGCACATTAGTTTCAGTACCGGCGAAAATAAAAAACTGGTTGGTTTATTTAGTATTAACGAGAAAAAACTTCAGGAACTTAGCGAAGCTAAAGTTTTAGATTTCCATAAACGAGGTCTATTTATTCCTATTCATGCGATGTTAGGATCGATTGGTCAAATAAATCGTTTAGCTCAATTACGCAATCTATCTGATAGTGAGCAAAAAGTAACGGCTATTCAAGTACAGCTTGCTAAAGAAACTGCTGAAGCGTAATCGCTTAAGAGTTTTAAAAAGAAGAGCCTTATGGCTCTTTTTTTATATCTAAATAAACGTGATGTTATATTCTGGGATATACTCATTTTTTAAATCTTTTCATGGAGAGTACAGTGGCTATTCAACTTCCTTTTTCCCATTTAAGTCAATGGCAACAGATCGCTTTTTCTGCTGCATTATTAGAGCGAATGATACCCAATTATAAAATTTTTTCTGAACATGCAGATTTTGGTGAATTTTCAGTATTACGTAATCAATTAGAGCTTATCTGGCAGTGGCTTGATAAAAATAATCGTTGTAAAATAAATTATGAAGCACAAATAAATAAACTGGAGCCACAAATACCCGATCCAGAAGGTTTTGATTTTTTTGGGGTATTTCCAGCCATTGATGCGACTATGGCAACGATGTCACTTTTACAGGCGATGCAAGATAAAGAGGTGCAAGGCGCTGAAATTGTCTCACGATTATCAGAGAATAGCGTAACTTATTATGTTGAACTGATGATCGCTGATCAAAGAGACGCTAATGACGACAGTGACATTACGACTAAAGAAATTGAACAACACCCATTAATGGAGTGGGAGTTTGATACGCAAAATGAACTCTATTACGCACTAAAAGATTCTGCTGAAAATAAAGAAACCTGTATTAAAATTAAAGCGATGGTTCTTGAAGAAGGATTATCCAATTTAGGCATTGAAATTACTTAGGATGCACAACCTACTTATTAGAATAACTAAACAATTAGGATAAAAGATGAAATTATTCCACACTATTTTGATGACGGTAGCCTATCTATTTGCCTCATTAGCTTTTGGTAATCCTGCAAGTACGCTTGAACAAAAAAATCAAAATATCGAAAAATCGATTAATAAGGCAATGAATACTTTTCAAGTGCCAGGTGTTGCTGTTGCTATTATCAAAGATAATAAAGTGGTGATGAGTAAAGGTTTCGGTTTAACGGAATATGGTAAAAATAATAAGGTTAATGGCGATACTCTTTTTGGTATTGCCTCTAACACTAAGGCGATGACTGCGGCGTTACTAGCCAATTTGGTGGATCAAGGGAAATTGACATGGCAAACAAAAGTTATTGATATACTCCCTGAATTTCAAATGCCAAACGCTTACGTGACTCGCGAGTTTACTTTACTCGATTTATTATCACACAACAGTGGTTTAGGTCTAGGTGCAGGCGACCTGATGATTTGGCCTGGTACAACGTTAACCAATAAAGATATTATTAAAGGCTTAAAGCATTTACCCGAGGTTTCAAGTTTTCGCAGTGAGTTCGCTTACGATAATTTAATGTATGTTATTGCTGGCGAGATCATCGCAAAAGTTACCGGTAAAACTTGGCAAGAAAATATTAAAGAAACTATTTTTAAGCCGTTAGGGATGAAGAATACTAAAGCAAAGTTTTCACTGATTTCAACAAACAACAAAAATGTTGCTCGTGCTCATGTTCCGTTAGATGGCAAGTTAAATGTGGTTGGCGGTAACTTCTTAGAACAGTTTTCTTCAGCGGGATCTGTTGCCTCAAGTGTTAATGATATGTCTTTATGGCTCAAAGCGCAGTTAAACGAAGGCGGTTATGGTGATAACAAAAAACTTTTTAGTGAACGTCAAAGCCAAAAAATGTGGCAAATGC from Colwellia sp. PAMC 20917 includes these protein-coding regions:
- a CDS encoding serine hydrolase, whose protein sequence is MKLFHTILMTVAYLFASLAFGNPASTLEQKNQNIEKSINKAMNTFQVPGVAVAIIKDNKVVMSKGFGLTEYGKNNKVNGDTLFGIASNTKAMTAALLANLVDQGKLTWQTKVIDILPEFQMPNAYVTREFTLLDLLSHNSGLGLGAGDLMIWPGTTLTNKDIIKGLKHLPEVSSFRSEFAYDNLMYVIAGEIIAKVTGKTWQENIKETIFKPLGMKNTKAKFSLISTNNKNVARAHVPLDGKLNVVGGNFLEQFSSAGSVASSVNDMSLWLKAQLNEGGYGDNKKLFSERQSQKMWQMRTILPVSATATKNDKTHFSGYGLGWFLNDYHGVKLVHHSGGILGMVSKVVLVPEENLAMVILTNQQSGYAFNAIYHQILNEYLDLPEKDWVDFYATMSEQRKSVEKNRLAEAASNVDKNSRHSLPLKAYAQTYQDNWYGDIAINYANNALSMQFGHTPALRGVLEHYQHNTFIVRWDDRTLEADAFVNFNLNPDGSINEVTMQAVSRATDFSFDFHDLKLKPKQ